A window of Streptomyces sp. NBC_01224 genomic DNA:
ACACCGCGTTCCACCGGGCCGTGACCATCGACAGGATCCCGGTCGGCGATGTCGTGCAGTCCATCTCCGCCAACCCGGCACGGCTGCTCGGCGTGTACGACAAGGTCGGCTCGCTGGACCCGGGCAAGGACGCGGACCTGGTGATCCTGGACGCGGACTTCACGCTCAAGGGCGTCATGCGCAAGGGCGAATGGATCGTCGATCCCCAGATCGGCTGATTTGGCCCGTTATTGACGGCGAGTCGAATACGTAACGAAGAGACGGCGGTTGGTCCGGGGGTCTGGGCCGACCGCCGCCTCTTTGACATGATCGCCTGGGAAACAGGCAGAGAAAGCGCATTCCGTCCAAGGATTCGCGCTCCAGAGCAGGGATCGAGGGAGCGGCCGCGGTGATCCTCACGGTCACACTGAATACGGCACTCGACCTGACGTACGGCGTCCCGGAGCTCGTCCCGCACGCCAGCCACCGCGTCAGCGACATGTCCGAGCGGCCCGGCGGCAAGGGCCTCAACGTGGCCCGGGTGCTCTCCGCCCTCGGCCACGAAACGGCAGTCACCGGCTTCGCCGGAGGCTCCACCGGAGCCGTGCTGCGCGAACTGCTGGCCGGCCTGCCACCGCAGGACGCGGACACGAAGACCGAAAACGGTGCCACACCCGCCGCCGCGCCGATCACCGACGCCCTCGTCACCGTCGCCGGGAACACCCGTCGCACGATCGCCGTCGTCGACCGGGCCACCGGCGACACCACCCAGCTCAACGAACCCGGCCCGCTCGTCACCGCCGACGAATGGACCGCCCTCCTCGGCCGGTACGAGGAGCTCCTCACCGGGGCCGACGCCGTCGCCCTCTGCGGCAGCCTGCCGCCCGGCATTCACGTCGGCGCCTACGCCGAACTGGTCCGCCTGGCCCGCACCGCCGGCGTCCCCGTGCTCCTGGACACCAGCGGCGAACCGCTGCGCCGAGGCATCGCCGCCCGCCCCGACCTGATCAAGCCCAACGCCGACGAGCTCGCCCAGCTCACCGGCTCCCGCGAACCGCTGCGCGCCACCCGCGACGCCCGCCGCCGCGGCGCCCACGGGGTCGTCGCGTCACTGGGCCCGGACGGCATGCTGGCGGTCACCCCCGACGGCGTCTGGCAGGCGTCCCCGCCGGCCAAGGTCCTGGGCAATCCGACCGGTGCGGGCGACTCCGCGGTGGCCGGGCTGCTGTCCGGCCTCGTCGAGGGCCTGAGCTGGCCGGACCGGCTGCGGCGGGCGGTGGCACTGTCGACGGCGACCGTGCTCTCCCCGACGGCCGGTGAGTTCGACCGCGCGGCGTACGAGGAGCTGCTGCCGCGCGTCGGCATCGAGGAACACACAACGGCGGCCTGAGGCCGCGCCCGTCCCGGACCCGCGTTCAGCTGGTTCGAAGAAGTAGCAAGAGGTCAGCATGCCGCTCGTCAGCACCGGTGAACTCGTCTCCGCCGCCCAGGCCGAGGGACGCGGGATCGCCGCCTTCAATGTCATCACGCTGGAGCACGCGGAGGCCATCGCGGCCGGAGCGGAGCGGGCCGGAGCGCCCGCCATCCTGCAGATCTCCGAGAACGCCGTGAAGTTCCACGGCGGACGGCTCTCCGCCATCGCCGCCGCGGCCGCCACCGTCGCCCGCACCTCCGGTGCCCCCCTCGCGCTCCACCTCGACCATGTCGAGTCCGTGGACCTGCTGCACCAGGCGCACACGGAGGGCTTCGGCTCGGTGATGTTCGACGCCTCCAAGCTGCCGTACGAGGAGAACGTGCGGGCCACGGCCGAGGCGGTGGCGTGGGGGCATGAGCGCGGCATCTGGATCGAGGCCGAGCTCGGCAAGGTCGGCGGCAAGGAGGGCGAGGCCCCGCTCGACGCCCACGCCCCCGGCGTCCGTACCGACCCGGCCGAGGCCGTCGCGTACGTCCGCGACACCGGGGTGGACGCGCTGGCCGTCGCGGTCGGCTCCTCCCACGCCATGACCGAGCGCACCGCCGCCCTGGACCACGAGCTGATCGGCCGGCTGCGCGACGCGGTCCCGGTCCCACTGGTGCTGCACGGCTCCAGCGGCGTCCCGGACGACGAGATCCGCCGGGCCGTCGCCTCCTCCGGCATGGTCAAGATCAACGTGGGCACGGCGCTGAACACGGCGTTCACCGGCGCGGTACGGGCCTACCTGGCCGAGAACACCACGGGCGTGGACCCGCGCAAGTACATCGCATCGGGGCGCGAGGCGATGGCCGCGACGGTGGCGGGGTTCCTGAGCCTGATGGGCTGACGGCCCGCACGCAAAAGCGGTCCGGCCCCCACACCCGAAGGCGTGGGGGCCGGACCGCTCGCGTACGGGTCAGCGCTTCACGTGACCGGCCTTCAGCGACAGCTGGTCCAGGTTGGCATCACACTGATCGCCCTCGTTGCAGGAGATCATCAGGGTGTTCGCACCCTCGGTGAGGTTGAGCCAGGCGAACGTGGTCGTCCAGCCCTTCTCCAGGTCACCCTCCGGCGCGTGCGCGTAGTTCTCCATGTTGATGCCGCGGGGGGCCTCGGAGTTGACCGTGAGGGACGTCTTGGCGTCCTTGCCCGGTACGCCGTACGTCACGAACAGCGTGTACGGACCGGCCTTCGGCACCTCGACCGACCAGGTCGCCGACCTGCCGACCTCGTTGAGGTTGATGTACTGGCCGTTGGCGCTCTTGGCACCCTTGGTCGCGTTGTCCAGCTGGGCCGTGCCGCCGAGCTTCAGCGTCGCCGCGTCCTGCTTGGGCAGCTCGGCCGGGGCCTCGGAGCTCGCGGACTGCTGGGGCTTCGGGGAGTCCTCGACCTGGCTGCCGGGACCGGCGGAGGTGGTGGCCTCGTCCTTCTTCTTGTCCTTCTTGCCGTTGTCCGCGAGCAGCGCGGCGCCGATGCCGATGAGCACGACCAGGACCACCGCGACCGCGCCGATCAGCAGGCCCTTGGTGTTCGGGCCGCCCTTGCCGGGGCCGCGGCCGCCCTGCTGCACGACCTGCGCGGTGGGGGCGCCGCCGGGGTACGTCTCCGGGGCCGCGTACTGCGCGTTCGGCTGGCCGTACGGCTGCTGGTGCGGCACCTGCTGCCCGTACTGGCGCTCGCCGACTGTCCGCACCTGGTTGTACGAGGTCCGGGGCACGCCGGGCTGCGGGGCCGCCGGACCCGGGTAGCCGTAGCCGCCCTGCCGTGGCGGCTGGGCGCCTGCTGCCTGTCCGTCCTCGTACAGGTAGCCGAACGGATCGTCGTCCTCGGGCTTGCTTGCGCCGTTGTTCCCGGCCGTCATCCCTGGGTCACTCCTCACCATGTCGCCAGCCGTCGCCGAATTTCGCCAGCCGTGGCCGACCGGCCGAGCCTACCCCGAACGGACCGCACCAAGAATTGCCGTCGCACGTCCTGGAACCGCCACGGGATGCGGGAACAGCACCGTCGTGAACGTCAGCCGGCCCTGCGGTGAACCTTCGCCCGGGACCGCTTCTCCACGTACATCCGCTGGTCGGCGGAGCGCAGTACCTCTTCGGCGGTCATGCCGCACGCCGCCCAGCCAATGCCGAAACTCGCTCCGACACGCACCGCCCGACCATCGACCCGAATGGGCGGAATGATGGCGTTACGGAGGCGTACGGCCAGGTCCGCGGCGTCCGCGGCGCCGAGTCCGTCGGCGAGAACGACGAATTCGTCACCCCCGAGCCGGGCGACGGTGTCGCCGTCACGGACACAGGTGGTGAGACGGCGGGCGACCTCGATCAGTACCGCGTCACCGGTGTGGTGGCCGAAGCGGTCGTTGATCGACTTGAAGCCGTCCAGGTCACAGAAGAGGACTGCGAGGCCCTTCGCCCCGTCGTCGTTCTCGGTGTCGGGTGCGACGGAATGCACATGGTGGTCGTACGGGCCGCCGGGCACCGAGTCCACGTCGTAGCCGTGCGTCCGCGCGTCCGGATCCTCGACGTCGCCGTAGGCCGCGTCCAGCGCCTCCACCGCGGTGGTGGCCACCGAGTGCGGGCGCTCGCAGAGCCGGGAGCCGAGCCGGGAGCGCAGCTCGGCGCTGTTGGGCAGACCGGTGAGCGCATCGTGCGAGGCGCGGTGCGCGAGATGCAGCTCGTGGCGCTTGCGCTCCTCTATGTCCTCGACATGGGTGAGCAGGAAGCGCGGGCCGTCCGTGGTGTCGGCGACGACGGAGTTGCGCAGCGAGACCCAGAGGTAGGTGCCGTCCCGCCGCCCGAGCCGCAGCTCGGCGCGGCCGCCCTCGGCGGAGGTGCGCAGCAGGGTGCCGATGTCCTCGGGATGGACGAGGTCGGCGAAGGAGTAGCGGCGCAGGACGGACGCGGGGCGGCCGAGCAGCCGGCACAGGGCGTCGTTGGTCCGCAGCAGCCGGCCGTGCTGGTCGCCGCCCATCTCGGCGATGGCCATGCCGCTGGGCGCGTACTCGAAGGCCTGCCGGAAGGATTCCTCACTGGCCCGCAGCGCCTGCTGTTCACGCTCCAGACGGACCAGGGCGCGCTGCATGTTCGCTCTCAGCCGGGCGTTGCTGATCGCAATGGCGGCCTGTGACGCGTACATCTGGAGCGCCTCACGGCCCCAGGCACCGGGGCGGCGGCCGTTGCGCGGGCGGTCGACGGAAATGACGCCCAGGAGATCGAGGCCGCCGCCGGACGCGTACATGGGAGCGTAGAGCCGGTCCTCGGGGTGCCACTCGTCCTCGAAGCGGGGTTCGGGGCCCTCGGTGTGCCACTGCGGTACGTCGTCGTCGAGGAGGACCCAGCCGTCGGTGTGCGGTATGAAGCGGAGCTCGTCCCAGGCCTCACCCATCGAAAGCCTGCGCTCCCAGGAGCTGCGCGAGCCGACGCGGCCGGTGATCAGGGCTTCTGCGGCGCTGCTGCCGGCGAAGGCGGCGACGACGAGATCGCCGTCGGGGCGGACCAGGTTCACGCAGGCCAGCTCGTAGCCGAGACCGGCGACGATTCCGTCGGCCACGGTCTGCAGTGTGTCGGCCAGGCTCCGCGCCGTATTGAGATCGGCCACGGCCTGATGCAGCTGCCGCATCGTCGCAAGACGGACATACGGCTCCGACTCGGCCTCCATTGCTCGCACTCCCCGAGACCTCGACAGCACTCCAGGTTTCATATCGACGTACTGGCTTCAGTGTCACGGCCACTGAATCACAGTGAGCTGTGCAGTCGGTACACAGGGTCAGCAAATATTGCGCTCTGTGACTCAAGTCACAAGAGATGGTAAAGAGGCCAGAGTCCCGTGCGACTGCGGTCCGTCCTTTGCTTGAACGCAAATCCGTACGTTGCGGCGCCGGGCCGCCGCCGCGGGTCCTAGGACCAGGCTGGTCCCCTGGCCCGATGCGACGGCGGGCCGTGCGCAGCTAGCGTGCCCGGTGTGTTGCAGACAAAGCCCCCCGCCCCGCGTTCCCGGCCCATCCCCCATGCTGAGGGGGTGAGCAACGATGAGTTCCGAGGCGCCCTCGCCCGGTTGGCCGCCGGAGTCGTGCTGATCACCGCCGAGGAGCCGCCGCTCGACGAGAACGGGCGCGGTGAGGACGTCGGGATGACGGCGACCGCTTTCATGTCGGTGT
This region includes:
- a CDS encoding 1-phosphofructokinase family hexose kinase; this translates as MILTVTLNTALDLTYGVPELVPHASHRVSDMSERPGGKGLNVARVLSALGHETAVTGFAGGSTGAVLRELLAGLPPQDADTKTENGATPAAAPITDALVTVAGNTRRTIAVVDRATGDTTQLNEPGPLVTADEWTALLGRYEELLTGADAVALCGSLPPGIHVGAYAELVRLARTAGVPVLLDTSGEPLRRGIAARPDLIKPNADELAQLTGSREPLRATRDARRRGAHGVVASLGPDGMLAVTPDGVWQASPPAKVLGNPTGAGDSAVAGLLSGLVEGLSWPDRLRRAVALSTATVLSPTAGEFDRAAYEELLPRVGIEEHTTAA
- a CDS encoding class II fructose-bisphosphate aldolase — protein: MPLVSTGELVSAAQAEGRGIAAFNVITLEHAEAIAAGAERAGAPAILQISENAVKFHGGRLSAIAAAAATVARTSGAPLALHLDHVESVDLLHQAHTEGFGSVMFDASKLPYEENVRATAEAVAWGHERGIWIEAELGKVGGKEGEAPLDAHAPGVRTDPAEAVAYVRDTGVDALAVAVGSSHAMTERTAALDHELIGRLRDAVPVPLVLHGSSGVPDDEIRRAVASSGMVKINVGTALNTAFTGAVRAYLAENTTGVDPRKYIASGREAMAATVAGFLSLMG
- a CDS encoding carbohydrate-binding protein, producing MTAGNNGASKPEDDDPFGYLYEDGQAAGAQPPRQGGYGYPGPAAPQPGVPRTSYNQVRTVGERQYGQQVPHQQPYGQPNAQYAAPETYPGGAPTAQVVQQGGRGPGKGGPNTKGLLIGAVAVVLVVLIGIGAALLADNGKKDKKKDEATTSAGPGSQVEDSPKPQQSASSEAPAELPKQDAATLKLGGTAQLDNATKGAKSANGQYINLNEVGRSATWSVEVPKAGPYTLFVTYGVPGKDAKTSLTVNSEAPRGINMENYAHAPEGDLEKGWTTTFAWLNLTEGANTLMISCNEGDQCDANLDQLSLKAGHVKR
- the cdgB gene encoding diguanylate cyclase CdgB; protein product: MEAESEPYVRLATMRQLHQAVADLNTARSLADTLQTVADGIVAGLGYELACVNLVRPDGDLVVAAFAGSSAAEALITGRVGSRSSWERRLSMGEAWDELRFIPHTDGWVLLDDDVPQWHTEGPEPRFEDEWHPEDRLYAPMYASGGGLDLLGVISVDRPRNGRRPGAWGREALQMYASQAAIAISNARLRANMQRALVRLEREQQALRASEESFRQAFEYAPSGMAIAEMGGDQHGRLLRTNDALCRLLGRPASVLRRYSFADLVHPEDIGTLLRTSAEGGRAELRLGRRDGTYLWVSLRNSVVADTTDGPRFLLTHVEDIEERKRHELHLAHRASHDALTGLPNSAELRSRLGSRLCERPHSVATTAVEALDAAYGDVEDPDARTHGYDVDSVPGGPYDHHVHSVAPDTENDDGAKGLAVLFCDLDGFKSINDRFGHHTGDAVLIEVARRLTTCVRDGDTVARLGGDEFVVLADGLGAADAADLAVRLRNAIIPPIRVDGRAVRVGASFGIGWAACGMTAEEVLRSADQRMYVEKRSRAKVHRRAG